A section of the Hirschia baltica ATCC 49814 genome encodes:
- the rpoC gene encoding DNA-directed RNA polymerase subunit beta', which translates to MSQEISNLYNPNAPAPNFEAIQIAIASPEQIRDWSSGEIKKPETINYRTFKPERDGLFCARIFGPVKDYECLCGKYKRIKYRGVTCEKCGVEVTLARVRRERMGHIDLAAPVAHIWFLKSLPSRISLMLDMTLKDVERVLYFEAYIVTEPGLTPMEPKQLLTEEEYMDAQDEYGEDSFTGMIGAEAVRELLMNMDLEAVADQLREDLAEATGELKPKKIAKRLKIIENFLHSQCRPEWMIMTIVPVIPPELRPLVPLDGGRFATSDLNDLYRRVINRNNRLKRLMELRAPDIIIRNEKRMLQESVDALFDNGRRGRVITGTNKRPLKSLSDMLKGKQGRFRQNLLGKRVDYSGRSVIVVGPELKLHQCGLPKKMALELFKPFIYSRLEAKGLTGTVKAAKKMVEKEKPEVWDILEEVIREHPVMLNRAPTLHRLGIQAFEPKLIEGKAIQLHPLACAAFNADFDGDQMAVHVPLSLEAQLEARVLMMATNNILSPANGKPIVVPSQDIILGLYYLSIQKENEPGEGMVFADMAEIEHALAQRSLTIHTKIKARFQSFDQDGNKAYQIIDTTPGRMMIIECLPKVPGISPDLVNELMTKKAVGRIIDTVYRTCGQKATVLFCDSIMAVGFREAARGGISFGKDDMVIPEAKIKLVQETRDQVSEYERQYSDGLITRGEKYNKVVDAWSQCTDKVADAMMDASAEPLVDPITGRQDEANSVFMMAHSGARGSKNQMKQLAGMRGLMAKPSGEIIETPIVSNFKEGLTVLEYFNSTHGARKGLADTALKTANSGYLTRRLVDVAQDSIITEQDCGTARGITLFAVMDGAEVVVSLGDRVLGRTTAEDVKHPSSGTIIAPANTYVEEDLASEFDEAGVDSIKVRSVLTCETRNGVCASCYGRDLARGTRVNEGEAVGVIAAQSIGEPGTQLTMRTFHIGGAAQVSNDSSVDAAFDGTIKLENEALVEREDKTYVIVGRSMEVKIVDEDGRVRQTFKPAYGTRLRFGEGAKVKGGDRVADWDPFATPIISEATGIVRFEDMLDGLTTRDETDEATGIASKVLIDWRSGAKAAADLKPAVVLVDDNGEVVKLENGSEARYHLPVDAILSVAEGDTMVPGDMVARLQTGGAKTKDITGGLPRVAELFEARRPKDHAVIAEIDGTVEFGRDYKNKRRIRLVPDEEGREPAEYLIPKGKHLLIQEGDAIKKGEYILDGNPAPQDILAIMGVEALANYLVDEVQKVYRLQGVPIDDKHIEVIVRQMLQKVEVTDAGETMLLKGEQVDAVEFEDANAAARKAKKREAIGTPILLGITKASLQTRSFISAASFQETTRVLTEASVQGKIDTLEGLKENVIVGRLIPAGTGSALRHYRKMAYDRDIKLREQRKVNAELEALPAPTAEE; encoded by the coding sequence ATGAGCCAGGAAATCAGCAATCTGTACAATCCAAACGCCCCGGCACCGAATTTCGAGGCCATTCAAATTGCAATCGCTAGTCCGGAGCAAATCCGTGACTGGTCTTCAGGTGAGATTAAAAAGCCTGAAACAATCAACTACAGAACGTTCAAGCCTGAGCGTGATGGGTTGTTTTGTGCGCGCATATTTGGACCAGTAAAAGACTATGAATGTCTTTGTGGGAAATATAAACGTATTAAATATCGCGGTGTAACGTGTGAAAAATGTGGTGTTGAAGTCACATTGGCGCGTGTGCGTCGTGAGCGCATGGGGCACATTGATTTGGCCGCACCAGTTGCACACATCTGGTTCCTAAAATCATTGCCATCCAGAATTTCACTCATGCTAGACATGACGTTGAAAGACGTGGAGCGCGTTCTTTATTTTGAAGCCTATATCGTAACTGAGCCAGGTCTGACACCGATGGAGCCTAAACAGCTTCTGACGGAAGAAGAGTATATGGATGCTCAGGACGAATACGGTGAAGATAGCTTCACAGGTATGATTGGTGCTGAAGCTGTTCGTGAATTGCTCATGAACATGGATCTTGAAGCCGTTGCCGATCAATTACGTGAAGACTTGGCTGAAGCGACAGGTGAGCTTAAGCCGAAGAAAATCGCCAAACGTCTAAAAATCATCGAGAACTTTTTGCACTCGCAGTGTCGTCCTGAATGGATGATTATGACGATTGTTCCTGTGATCCCGCCAGAATTGCGTCCACTTGTGCCGCTTGATGGTGGTCGTTTTGCGACATCAGATTTGAACGACCTTTACCGTCGTGTGATCAACCGTAACAACCGCTTGAAGCGCCTGATGGAGCTTCGTGCACCTGACATTATCATCAGAAACGAGAAGCGTATGCTTCAAGAATCTGTTGATGCATTGTTTGATAATGGTCGTCGCGGTCGTGTGATTACAGGGACAAACAAACGTCCATTGAAATCATTGTCTGACATGTTGAAAGGTAAGCAGGGGCGTTTCCGTCAGAACTTGCTTGGTAAACGTGTGGACTATTCCGGTCGTTCTGTGATCGTGGTTGGTCCAGAGTTGAAGCTTCACCAATGTGGTCTTCCTAAGAAGATGGCGTTGGAGCTGTTCAAGCCGTTCATCTATTCTCGCCTAGAAGCTAAAGGTCTCACAGGGACTGTTAAGGCTGCTAAGAAAATGGTGGAGAAAGAGAAGCCGGAAGTTTGGGATATCTTGGAAGAAGTTATCCGCGAACACCCAGTCATGCTGAACCGTGCGCCAACACTTCACCGTCTTGGTATTCAGGCGTTTGAGCCTAAGCTGATTGAAGGTAAAGCTATCCAGCTTCACCCATTGGCTTGTGCGGCGTTCAACGCTGACTTTGATGGTGACCAAATGGCGGTTCACGTTCCATTGAGCCTCGAGGCTCAGCTGGAAGCACGTGTGCTTATGATGGCGACGAACAACATCTTGTCACCAGCGAATGGTAAGCCGATTGTGGTTCCATCTCAGGATATCATTTTGGGTCTATATTATCTTTCTATTCAGAAAGAAAATGAACCAGGTGAGGGCATGGTTTTTGCCGATATGGCAGAGATTGAGCACGCACTTGCGCAACGTTCTTTGACCATACACACGAAAATCAAAGCACGCTTCCAGTCATTCGATCAGGATGGTAACAAGGCATATCAAATTATTGATACGACACCTGGTCGTATGATGATTATTGAGTGTCTACCAAAAGTTCCGGGTATTAGCCCTGACCTTGTGAACGAGCTGATGACGAAAAAAGCTGTCGGTCGTATTATCGATACTGTTTACAGAACATGTGGCCAGAAAGCGACTGTACTTTTCTGTGACTCAATCATGGCTGTTGGTTTCCGTGAAGCTGCGCGTGGTGGTATTTCGTTTGGTAAGGATGACATGGTTATCCCTGAAGCGAAGATCAAACTCGTTCAGGAAACACGTGATCAGGTTTCAGAATATGAGCGTCAATACTCAGATGGTCTGATTACCCGTGGTGAGAAATACAACAAAGTTGTTGATGCTTGGTCTCAGTGTACAGACAAAGTTGCTGATGCGATGATGGATGCGTCTGCTGAGCCATTGGTTGATCCGATAACTGGTCGCCAAGATGAGGCAAACTCTGTGTTCATGATGGCGCACTCTGGTGCGCGTGGTTCGAAAAACCAAATGAAACAGCTGGCTGGTATGCGTGGTCTTATGGCTAAGCCGTCAGGTGAGATTATTGAGACACCGATTGTGTCTAACTTCAAGGAAGGTTTGACCGTTCTTGAATACTTTAACTCCACCCACGGTGCGCGTAAGGGACTGGCTGATACGGCTCTTAAAACGGCTAACTCTGGTTATCTAACACGTCGTCTTGTGGATGTTGCTCAAGATTCAATCATCACAGAACAAGATTGTGGAACTGCTCGCGGTATCACATTGTTTGCTGTGATGGATGGTGCTGAAGTTGTTGTGTCACTAGGAGACCGTGTACTAGGGCGTACAACGGCTGAAGACGTGAAACATCCTTCTTCTGGAACGATTATCGCGCCAGCAAATACTTATGTTGAAGAAGATCTCGCATCTGAATTTGACGAAGCTGGTGTGGACTCAATCAAGGTTCGCTCGGTACTTACATGTGAAACACGTAACGGTGTTTGTGCATCTTGTTACGGTCGTGACCTTGCGCGTGGTACACGTGTCAATGAAGGTGAGGCTGTCGGTGTTATCGCTGCTCAGTCAATCGGTGAGCCGGGTACTCAGCTTACAATGCGTACTTTCCACATTGGTGGTGCTGCGCAGGTTTCAAACGATAGTTCTGTTGATGCGGCCTTCGATGGTACCATTAAACTGGAAAACGAAGCTCTCGTAGAGCGTGAAGACAAAACATACGTTATTGTTGGACGTTCAATGGAAGTGAAGATTGTCGATGAGGACGGACGTGTTCGTCAGACATTCAAACCAGCATACGGTACACGCTTGAGATTTGGTGAAGGTGCCAAGGTTAAAGGTGGTGATCGTGTTGCTGATTGGGATCCATTTGCGACACCAATCATTTCTGAAGCAACAGGTATTGTCCGTTTTGAGGATATGCTTGATGGCTTGACGACACGTGATGAGACAGATGAAGCAACTGGTATCGCTTCTAAAGTTCTTATTGACTGGCGTTCAGGTGCTAAGGCTGCTGCTGATCTGAAACCGGCTGTTGTTCTTGTGGATGACAATGGTGAAGTCGTGAAGCTGGAGAATGGATCAGAGGCGCGTTATCACTTGCCTGTTGATGCTATCCTTTCTGTTGCCGAAGGTGACACAATGGTTCCTGGTGACATGGTTGCGCGTCTGCAAACAGGTGGTGCGAAAACAAAAGACATCACCGGTGGTCTTCCACGTGTTGCTGAATTGTTTGAGGCACGTCGTCCTAAGGATCACGCTGTTATTGCTGAAATCGACGGTACAGTTGAATTTGGACGCGACTACAAGAATAAGCGTCGTATTCGTCTGGTTCCGGATGAAGAAGGTCGTGAACCAGCTGAATACCTTATCCCGAAAGGTAAGCATCTCCTTATTCAAGAGGGTGATGCCATTAAGAAGGGTGAGTACATTCTAGATGGGAACCCTGCACCTCAAGACATCCTAGCGATTATGGGTGTTGAAGCATTGGCCAATTATCTGGTTGATGAAGTGCAGAAGGTTTACCGTCTACAGGGTGTGCCTATCGACGATAAACACATTGAGGTTATCGTGCGTCAAATGCTTCAGAAAGTTGAAGTGACTGACGCTGGTGAGACAATGTTGCTTAAAGGCGAGCAGGTTGACGCTGTTGAGTTTGAAGATGCTAATGCTGCTGCGCGCAAAGCGAAGAAGCGCGAAGCGATTGGGACACCAATTCTTCTTGGTATCACGAAGGCGTCGCTGCAGACGCGTTCATTCATCTCTGCGGCTTCCTTCCAGGAAACAACACGCGTGCTTACTGAGGCGTCTGTACAAGGTAAAATTGATACGCTTGAAGGCCTTAAAGAGAACGTTATCGTTGGTCGCTTGATACCAGCTGGTACTGGTAGTGCGCTACGTCACTACCGTAAGATGGCTTATGACCGTGATATTAAATTGCGTGAACAACGTAAGGTGAATGCTGAGCTTGAAGCTTTGCCTGCACCGACTGCTGAAGAATAG